One window of Cygnus atratus isolate AKBS03 ecotype Queensland, Australia chromosome 29, CAtr_DNAZoo_HiC_assembly, whole genome shotgun sequence genomic DNA carries:
- the NEMP1 gene encoding nuclear envelope integral membrane protein 1 isoform X8 yields the protein MAGRTNAARARLRLLAALLLLLLLPLGAAAAGAPEAVVELREDRACYQAASHRFCYTNTRAPQWHDIWTRVQIRVNSSQGIRVTQVDSEEELRELEEFRVWNFLFSFLKEKLNNTSIDVDLYGKKTCLKVEVPEAGTTYCVMLSRRFDPKLFLVFFLGLLLFFCGDVLSRSQLFYYSAGISIGLLASVLIVFYVMSKVMPKKSPVYLLLVGGWSFSLYLLQLIFKNLREICKSYWQYLLSYMLLVGLVSFGVCYRYGPLENERSINLLSWTLQLLGLLLMYSGIQIRPVALALVLVAICAKHLDHPVQWAYAAYRRAQSARLGPSPPRLLTEEEYRIQGEVETRKALEELRSYCRSPDFSAWTAVSRIQSPKSSLHARTSQATWT from the exons ATGGCGGGACGGACGAACGCGGCCCGGGCCCGGCTGCGGCTCCTggcggcgctgctgctgctgctgctgctgccgttgggggcggcggcggcgg GCGCGCCGGAGGCTGTGGTGGAGCTGCGCGAGGACCGTGCCTGCTATCAGGCTGCCTCTCACCGCTTCTGCTACACCAACACGCGCGCCCCGCAGTGGCACGACATCTGGACCAGGGTGCAG ATCCGCGTCAACAGCAGCCAGGGCATCCGGGTCACCCAGGTGGACAGCGAGGaggagctgagggagctggaggagttCAGGGTGTGgaatttcctcttctccttcctgaagGAGAAGCTGAACAACACCAGCATCGACGTGGATCTCTATGGCAAAAAAACCTGCCTGAAGGTCGAGGTGCCGGAGGCCGGCACCACATACTGCGTCATGCTGTCCCGGC GGTTTGACCCTAAACTGTTCCTGGTGTTCTTCCTGGGCctgttgttgttcttctgcGGGGATGTGCTGAGCAG GAGCCAGCTCTTCTACTACTCAGCCGGGATAAGCATTGGCTTGCTGGCCTCGGTGCTCATCGTCTTCTACGTCATGTCCAAGGTCATGCCCAAG AAAAGTCCTGTTTACTTACTTCTGGTAGGAGGCTGGTCCTTTTCCCTCTACCTGCTTCAGCTCATCTTCAAGAACCTACGGGAGATCTGCAAGTCCTACTGGCAGTACCTGCTGA gTTACATGCTGCTCGTGGGCTTGGTGAGCTTCGGCGTGTGCTACCGGTACGGCCCGCTGGAGAACGAGCGCAGCATCAACCTGCTCTCCTGgaccctgcagctcctgggcctGCTGCTGATGTACTCGGGCATCCAGATCCGCCCCGTGGCCTTGGCCTTGGTGCTCGTAGCCATCTGCGCCAAGCACCTGGACCACCCTGTGCAGTGGGCCTATGCTGCCTACAG GAGAGCGCAGAGCGCCCGGCtggggccgagccccccccgccTGCTGACCGAGGAGGAGTACCGCATCCAGGGCGAGGTGGAGACACGCAAGGCCCTCGAGGAGCTTCGAAGCTATTGCAGAAGCCCGGATTTCTCTGCCTGGACCGCAGTGTCCCGCATCCAGTCTCCCAAGAG ctccctgcatgCCAGGACCTCGCAGGCCACGTGGACGTGA